The Papaver somniferum cultivar HN1 chromosome 3, ASM357369v1, whole genome shotgun sequence genome includes a region encoding these proteins:
- the LOC113355851 gene encoding uncharacterized protein LOC113355851, whose protein sequence is MAISSSVSSTPSSLGFIISEQKPTLFSSGRNSDYSISSSRHKKPLQSLYSSYNQNISNNKFFFSSSSSSFSSARKRRFGGIVIRAAADYYSTLGVPKSATSKDIKAAYRRLARQYHPDVNKEPGATDKFKEISAAYEVLSDEQKRSMYDQYGEAGVKSSVGGGGAYAANPFDLFETFFGGSMGGFSGMDQTAYGNRRRSTVIKGDDIRYDMTLEFTEAIYGAEKEFELSHLETCAVCSGSGSKVGSKMRICSTCGGRGQVMRTEQTAFGLFSQVSVCPTCGGNGEVISEFCRKCSGEGRIRVKKDIKVKVPPGVNKGSILRVAGEGDAGPKGGPPGDLYVYLDVVDIPEIQRDGINFNSTVSISYIDAILGTIIKVKTVDGMTELQIPPGIQPGDVVVLAKKGAPKLNRASIRGDHLFTIKVTIPNRISARERELLEELAILNDTSASRPRTRPKPQPPSEITESQVDVESEKSDESEEEIDLWKTLKDFAGSVANGALKWLKDNL, encoded by the exons atggcAATCTCATCGTCAGTTTCATCCACTCCATCTTCTTTAGGGTTCATAATTTCTGAACAAAAACCTACATTATTTTCATCCGGTCGAAACTCAGATTACTCTATTAGTAGTAGTAGACATAAAAAACCCTTACAATCTCTTTATTCTTCATACAATCagaacattagtaacaataaattcttcttctcatcatcatcatcatcattttcttcagCTCGTAAACGTCGTTTCGGTGGTATTGTGATTAGAGCAGCTGCTGACTATTATTCAACACTTGGTGTTCCAAAATCTGCTACAAGTAAAGATATTAAAGCCGCTTACAGAAGATTAGCCCGTCAG TATCATCCTGATGTCAACAAGGAACCTGGAGCAACTGATAAATTTAAGGAGATTAGCGCTGCATATGAG GTGCTATCAGATGAACAAAAGAGGTCTATGTATGATCAATATGGTGAAGCTGGAGTTAAGAGCTCCGTAGGAGGTGGTGGAGCTTATGCG GCTAATCCCTTTGACCTGTTCGAGACTTTCTTTGGAGGAAGTATGGGTGGATTCTCTGGAATGgaccaaacggcatatggaaatcGCCGTCGTAGTACAGTTATTAAAGGTGACGACATACG GTATGACATGACGTTGGAGTTTACTGAAGCTATCTATGGGGCTGAAAAAGAATTTGAACTTTCCCATTTGGAAACATGTGCTGTTTGCTCTGGTTCTGGATCAAAAGTAGGGTCAAAGATGAGAATATGCTCCACCTGTGGTGGCCGGGGGCAGGTTATGCGAACAGAACAGACAGCTTTTGGTCTGTTTTCCCAG GTATCTGTCTGTCCTACTTGTGGTGGAAATGGTGAAGTAATTTCTGAATTTTGTCGGAAGTGTTCTGGTGAAGGACGTATCCGTGttaagaaagatataaaagttAAGGTTCCTCCAGGAGTCAATAAGGGCAGTATTCTACGAGTTGCCGGAGAGGGTGATGCAGGACCTAAAGG CGGGCCTCCAGGAGATCTTTATGTGTATCTTGATGTAGTGGACATTCCTGAGATCCAAAGAGATGGTATAAACTTCAACTCAACAGTTTCCATCAGCTACATTGATGCTATCTTGGGGACTATTATAAAG GTGAAGACAGTTGATGGGATGACTGAACTACAGATTCCTCCTGGTATTCAGCCGGGTGATGTAGTTGTTTTGGCAAAAAAAGGTGCTCCAAAGCTAAACAGAGCATCAATTCGTGGTGACCATTTATTCACCATTAAAGTAACTATACCAAATCGTATCAG TGCAAGGGAGCGTGAATTACTTGAAGAACTCGCGATATTAAATGACACCAGTGCCAGCCGTCCACGCACCCGTCCTAAACCCCAGCCTCCCT CTGAAATCACAGAAAGTCAGGTGGATGTGGAGTCAGAGAAGTCTGACGAATCTGAAGAGGAAATTGATTTATGGAAGACGCTGAAAGACTTTGCAGG GTCTGTTGCAAATGGAGCCCTGAAGTGGCTAAAGGATAATCTTTAA